One part of the Malus sylvestris chromosome 2, drMalSylv7.2, whole genome shotgun sequence genome encodes these proteins:
- the LOC126611470 gene encoding COP9 signalosome complex subunit 7 isoform X1, whose amino-acid sequence MEIEQKQEEVIDHFVKQASSLDGSALGPLVAEATSHPALFAFSEIIAVPNILQLEGTENSVYLDLLRLFAHGTWSDYKSDASRLPQLVPDQVLKLKQLTVLTLAETNKVLPYDQLIQELDVINVRGLEDFLINECMYSGIIRGKLDQLRKCFEVQFAAGRDPRPGQLGSMIQTLSNWLDTSNNLLISIQEKIKWADAMTEVAKEHKREVENRVEEVKKSISMKADVDLRGHEETYSEPGGVMDYEEDRSRPKRRRHPIYR is encoded by the exons ATGGAGATTGAGCAAAAGCAAGAGGAGGTCATCGATCACTTCGTGAAGCAAGCCTCATCTCTCGACGGCTCCGCCCTCGGCCCCCTCGTCGCGGAAGCCACCTCCCACCCTGCGCTTTTCGCCTTTTCGGAGATTATCGCCGTACCTAATATTCTTCAG CTTGAAGGAACTGAAAATTCTGTGTACCTGGATCTGCTTCGATTGTTTGCACACGGCACATGGAGCGATTACAAGA GTGATGCCAGTCGCCTACCACAGTTGGTCCCTGATCAAGTCTTAAAGCTGAAGCAGCTCACTGTTCTTACACTGGCTGAGACAAACAAG GTACTACCGTATGATCAACTTATACAGGAGTTAGATGTTATTAATGTACGTGGGCTCGAGGATTTTCTCATTAATGAGTGCATGTATTCG GGCATAATAAGAGGAAAGCTGGATCAGCTGCGAAAATGCTttgag GTACAGTTTGCTGCTGGGAGAGATCCGAGACCTGGACAACTTGGGAGTATGATTCAAACACTGTCAAACTG GTTGGATACCTCGAACAATCTTCTTATCTCAATTCAAGAAAAGATTAAGTGGGCTGATGCTATGACTGAAGTAGCCAAGGAACACAAAAGAGAGGTTGAAAATAGGGTGGAAGAAGTAAAGAAGTCGATTTCCATGAAG GCCGACGTTGACCTCCGGGGGCACGAGGAGACCTACTCCGAACCTGGTGGAGTGATGGACTATGAGGAAGACCGAAGTCGACCAAAGAG GAGACGGCATCCAATATATAGATAA
- the LOC126613285 gene encoding leucine carboxyl methyltransferase 1 homolog isoform X3, whose product MDSHSNKEAVQATNDDASASKLSCVKKGYMKDDYVHLFVRRPVRRSPIINRGYFARWAALRKLLNQFLDAGGNGGEKGHLKKQILSLGAGFDTTYFQLQDEGRAPYLYVELDFKEVTSKKATLIETCSHLRDKISATASISRESGEVLSDHYKLLPVDLRDIPKLDNVIALAGMNPSLPTFIIAECVLIYLDPDSSRSIVRWTAKAFSTAVFFLYEQIHPDDAFGQQMIRNLESRGCALLGIHDTPTLQAKENLFVDQGWQIADKLYPRKSGFRSSESDAFSVFEQAILSGIWLSRFGERCLFDF is encoded by the exons ATGGATTCGCACAGCAACAAAGAAGCAGTTCAAGCAACAAACGACGACGCCTCGGCCAGCAAACT GTCGTGCGTGAAGAAAGGGTACATGAAAGACGATTATGTCCATTTGTTTGTGAGAAGACCTGTGAGAAGATCTCCGATTATTAACCGCG GTTACTTTGCACGTTGGGCCGCTCTGCGGAAGCTTCTAAATCAGTTTCTTGATGCCGGAGGAAATGGTGGCGAAAAGGGTCATTTGAAGAAGCAGATATTATCACTTGGAGCTGGCTTTGATACAACATATTTTCAGCTGCAg GATGAGGGGAGAGCACCATATTTATATGTTGAGCTGGATTTTAAGGAG gtAACTAGTAAGAAGGCCACACTTATTGAAACGTGCAGTCATTTGAGGGACAAAATTAGTGCAACAGCATCAATCTCTCGAG AAAGTGGAGAAGTGCTCAGTGACCACTACAAGCTACTTCCTGTTGATTTGCGTGACATACCAAAACTAGACAATGTTATAGCTTTAGCTGGTATGAATCCGAG CCTTCCAACTTTTATAATTGCAGAATGCGTTTTGATATACTTGGATCCAGATTCAAGTCGTTCCATAGTTAGATGGACAGCAAAAGCATTTTCTACAGCGGTATTTTTCTTATATGAGCAGATTCATCCGGATGATGCTTTTGGGCAGCAGATGATCAGAAACTTGGAG AGTCGAGGCTGTGCGCTCTTGGGCATACATGATACACCAACATTACAGGCAAAGGAAAACCTTTTTGTTGACCAAGGATGGCAG attgcagataagctttatccaaggaaatctggctttcgaagttcggagagcgatgccttttcggttttcgaacaagcaatcttgtcggggatctggctctcgagatttggagaacggtgcctctttgatttttga
- the LOC126611470 gene encoding COP9 signalosome complex subunit 7 isoform X3 has protein sequence MEIEQKQEEVIDHFVKQASSLDGSALGPLVAEATSHPALFAFSEIIAVPNILQLEGTENSVYLDLLRLFAHGTWSDYKSDASRLPQLVPDQVLKLKQLTVLTLAETNKVLPYDQLIQELDVINVRGLEDFLINECMYSGIIRGKLDQLRKCFEVQFAAGRDPRPGQLGSMIQTLSNWLDTSNNLLISIQEKIKWADAMTEVAKEHKREVENRVEEVKKSISMKFPTVSRPTLTSGGTRRPTPNLVE, from the exons ATGGAGATTGAGCAAAAGCAAGAGGAGGTCATCGATCACTTCGTGAAGCAAGCCTCATCTCTCGACGGCTCCGCCCTCGGCCCCCTCGTCGCGGAAGCCACCTCCCACCCTGCGCTTTTCGCCTTTTCGGAGATTATCGCCGTACCTAATATTCTTCAG CTTGAAGGAACTGAAAATTCTGTGTACCTGGATCTGCTTCGATTGTTTGCACACGGCACATGGAGCGATTACAAGA GTGATGCCAGTCGCCTACCACAGTTGGTCCCTGATCAAGTCTTAAAGCTGAAGCAGCTCACTGTTCTTACACTGGCTGAGACAAACAAG GTACTACCGTATGATCAACTTATACAGGAGTTAGATGTTATTAATGTACGTGGGCTCGAGGATTTTCTCATTAATGAGTGCATGTATTCG GGCATAATAAGAGGAAAGCTGGATCAGCTGCGAAAATGCTttgag GTACAGTTTGCTGCTGGGAGAGATCCGAGACCTGGACAACTTGGGAGTATGATTCAAACACTGTCAAACTG GTTGGATACCTCGAACAATCTTCTTATCTCAATTCAAGAAAAGATTAAGTGGGCTGATGCTATGACTGAAGTAGCCAAGGAACACAAAAGAGAGGTTGAAAATAGGGTGGAAGAAGTAAAGAAGTCGATTTCCATGAAG TTCCCCACTGTAAGCAGGCCGACGTTGACCTCCGGGGGCACGAGGAGACCTACTCCGAACCTGGTGGAGTGA
- the LOC126611470 gene encoding COP9 signalosome complex subunit 7 isoform X2, producing MEIEQKQEEVIDHFVKQASSLDGSALGPLVAEATSHPALFAFSEIIAVPNILQLEGTENSVYLDLLRLFAHGTWSDYKSDASRLPQLVPDQVLKLKQLTVLTLAETNKVLPYDQLIQELDVINVRGLEDFLINECMYSGIIRGKLDQLRKCFEVQFAAGRDPRPGQLGSMIQTLSNWLDTSNNLLISIQEKIKWADAMTEVAKEHKREVENRVEEVKKSISMKKFPTVSRPTLTSGGTRRPTPNLVE from the exons ATGGAGATTGAGCAAAAGCAAGAGGAGGTCATCGATCACTTCGTGAAGCAAGCCTCATCTCTCGACGGCTCCGCCCTCGGCCCCCTCGTCGCGGAAGCCACCTCCCACCCTGCGCTTTTCGCCTTTTCGGAGATTATCGCCGTACCTAATATTCTTCAG CTTGAAGGAACTGAAAATTCTGTGTACCTGGATCTGCTTCGATTGTTTGCACACGGCACATGGAGCGATTACAAGA GTGATGCCAGTCGCCTACCACAGTTGGTCCCTGATCAAGTCTTAAAGCTGAAGCAGCTCACTGTTCTTACACTGGCTGAGACAAACAAG GTACTACCGTATGATCAACTTATACAGGAGTTAGATGTTATTAATGTACGTGGGCTCGAGGATTTTCTCATTAATGAGTGCATGTATTCG GGCATAATAAGAGGAAAGCTGGATCAGCTGCGAAAATGCTttgag GTACAGTTTGCTGCTGGGAGAGATCCGAGACCTGGACAACTTGGGAGTATGATTCAAACACTGTCAAACTG GTTGGATACCTCGAACAATCTTCTTATCTCAATTCAAGAAAAGATTAAGTGGGCTGATGCTATGACTGAAGTAGCCAAGGAACACAAAAGAGAGGTTGAAAATAGGGTGGAAGAAGTAAAGAAGTCGATTTCCATGAAG AAGTTCCCCACTGTAAGCAGGCCGACGTTGACCTCCGGGGGCACGAGGAGACCTACTCCGAACCTGGTGGAGTGA
- the LOC126613285 gene encoding leucine carboxyl methyltransferase 1 homolog isoform X2, with amino-acid sequence MDSHSNKEAVQATNDDASASKLSCVKKGYMKDDYVHLFVRRPVRRSPIINRGYFARWAALRKLLNQFLDAGGNGGEKGHLKKQILSLGAGFDTTYFQLQDEGRAPYLYVELDFKEVTSKKATLIETCSHLRDKISATASISRESGEVLSDHYKLLPVDLRDIPKLDNVIALAGMNPSLPTFIIAECVLIYLDPDSSRSIVRWTAKAFSTAVFFLYEQIHPDDAFGQQMIRNLESRGCALLGIHDTPTLQAKENLFVDQGWQISFIQGNLAFEVRRAMPFRFSNKQSCRGSGSRDLENGASLIFEKAILLGV; translated from the exons ATGGATTCGCACAGCAACAAAGAAGCAGTTCAAGCAACAAACGACGACGCCTCGGCCAGCAAACT GTCGTGCGTGAAGAAAGGGTACATGAAAGACGATTATGTCCATTTGTTTGTGAGAAGACCTGTGAGAAGATCTCCGATTATTAACCGCG GTTACTTTGCACGTTGGGCCGCTCTGCGGAAGCTTCTAAATCAGTTTCTTGATGCCGGAGGAAATGGTGGCGAAAAGGGTCATTTGAAGAAGCAGATATTATCACTTGGAGCTGGCTTTGATACAACATATTTTCAGCTGCAg GATGAGGGGAGAGCACCATATTTATATGTTGAGCTGGATTTTAAGGAG gtAACTAGTAAGAAGGCCACACTTATTGAAACGTGCAGTCATTTGAGGGACAAAATTAGTGCAACAGCATCAATCTCTCGAG AAAGTGGAGAAGTGCTCAGTGACCACTACAAGCTACTTCCTGTTGATTTGCGTGACATACCAAAACTAGACAATGTTATAGCTTTAGCTGGTATGAATCCGAG CCTTCCAACTTTTATAATTGCAGAATGCGTTTTGATATACTTGGATCCAGATTCAAGTCGTTCCATAGTTAGATGGACAGCAAAAGCATTTTCTACAGCGGTATTTTTCTTATATGAGCAGATTCATCCGGATGATGCTTTTGGGCAGCAGATGATCAGAAACTTGGAG AGTCGAGGCTGTGCGCTCTTGGGCATACATGATACACCAACATTACAGGCAAAGGAAAACCTTTTTGTTGACCAAGGATGGCAG ataagctttatccaaggaaatctggctttcgaagttcggagagcgatgccttttcggttttcgaacaagcaatcttgtcggggatctggctctcgagatttggagaacggtgcctctttgatttttgagaaagcaatcttgttgggagtctga